One Bacteroidota bacterium genomic window carries:
- a CDS encoding DUF1987 family protein has protein sequence MYFFIQGTKTTPYAIIQEGYMKITGNSTPVEANDEFYGHMTRKMNLYALQPANQTNVDIALKHVNAASKRHIIELLKTLEKLEQQGFKVIINWQYEKDNEDVRELGEILQTMFSIEFRFLAA, from the coding sequence ATGTATTTTTTCATTCAGGGAACAAAAACAACACCTTATGCCATCATTCAGGAAGGCTATATGAAGATTACCGGGAATTCGACCCCGGTAGAGGCGAACGATGAATTTTACGGGCATATGACCAGGAAAATGAACCTCTATGCGCTGCAACCTGCAAACCAAACAAATGTAGATATTGCTCTTAAACACGTCAATGCAGCTTCGAAACGACACATTATCGAATTGCTTAAAACACTTGAAAAACTTGAACAGCAGGGATTTAAAGTGATAATAAACTGGCAGTACGAAAAGGACAACGAAGACGTACGAGAATTGGGCGAAATTTTACAAACAATGTTTTCGATCGAATTCAGGTTTTTGGCTGCATAA
- the recO gene encoding DNA repair protein RecO produces MQHKTKGIVLHSLKYGEGSLIVHVYTREFGRQSYMVQGVRSKKSKFHAGYFQPLSLLDLEVDHKHTRSIQRIRDLSLGNPLHQIRSDIVKSTISLFIGELLYRSLHEAEADHNLFDYLAGSIEILEFCHEGCANFHLVFLVQFTRFLGIFPQNNHEIDVYQPAGTGLKIHELLGYSLNDLPRIQLSNAQRNLLVSAVVDYYYFHLEGMSPISSLKILHEVFS; encoded by the coding sequence ATGCAACATAAAACCAAAGGCATTGTCTTGCATAGCCTGAAATACGGCGAGGGTTCGCTGATTGTGCATGTATATACCCGCGAGTTTGGCCGCCAATCGTATATGGTACAAGGTGTGCGAAGCAAAAAGTCAAAATTTCATGCAGGTTATTTTCAGCCATTGTCGTTGCTCGATTTGGAGGTTGACCATAAGCACACACGCTCCATACAGCGTATTCGCGATCTGAGCCTTGGAAATCCCCTTCACCAAATACGATCAGATATTGTAAAAAGTACCATTTCTTTGTTTATTGGCGAATTGCTCTACCGAAGTTTGCATGAGGCAGAAGCCGATCATAACCTTTTCGATTACCTGGCAGGATCCATCGAAATTCTTGAATTTTGCCACGAAGGCTGTGCCAATTTCCACTTGGTGTTTCTGGTTCAGTTTACCCGCTTTTTGGGTATTTTTCCTCAAAATAACCACGAAATAGATGTGTATCAACCCGCTGGCACAGGATTAAAAATTCATGAGTTATTAGGTTATTCGCTCAACGATTTGCCACGCATTCAGTTAAGCAATGCGCAGCGCAATCTATTGGTTTCGGCCGTGGTCGATTATTATTATTTTCACCTCGAAGGCATGAGCCCTATCAGCTCGCTGAAAATATTACACGAAGTGTTTAGCTGA
- a CDS encoding class I SAM-dependent methyltransferase, whose protein sequence is MNSENTLLHTNQFAPHYDAYMAKTYWYGPEMLFGLMHEYIQSGQNLLDLGIGTGLSSVAFSRAGINIYGIDGSEEMLKICREKLFAIDLRVADLSHFKMPYQQALFDHAISMGVFHLVGNLGSVFSEVARCLVNDGVFAFTTLQYLPGIESGYEKTHIEGIFRR, encoded by the coding sequence ATGAATTCCGAGAACACCCTTTTACATACCAACCAGTTTGCACCCCATTACGATGCGTACATGGCCAAAACTTACTGGTATGGACCTGAAATGCTTTTTGGCCTTATGCACGAATACATTCAGTCTGGGCAAAATTTGCTTGATTTGGGAATTGGAACCGGCTTAAGTTCTGTGGCTTTTTCGCGGGCCGGCATCAATATTTATGGCATCGATGGTTCGGAAGAAATGTTAAAAATATGCCGCGAAAAACTCTTTGCTATTGATTTGCGTGTAGCCGATCTTTCTCACTTTAAAATGCCCTACCAACAAGCCTTATTTGATCATGCTATCAGCATGGGGGTTTTTCATCTGGTAGGCAACCTGGGCTCGGTTTTTTCTGAAGTGGCCCGCTGCCTGGTGAACGATGGAGTATTTGCTTTTACAACACTTCAGTACTTACCTGGTATTGAATCGGGCTATGAGAAAACGCACATAGAAGGAATTTTTCGCAGGTAA
- a CDS encoding DMT family transporter: MALNFLPAFTVIWLRFVLAFAALVGYYIVSDREKLHMVIKPPRVALFAGIFLGLNYLGYITGIQLTSPSIGQVFIQTGTVMLAVAGFVFFKEKVSLRQGMGLAIVLAGLVIFYHEQIVQIAGGLTSYKTGVLLVLFGAISWTLYAVFQKVAVRQYNPMQLNLIVFGFPALLYSPLVNYQVLPSLSFVQWFIVLFLGFNTLAGYVSLAYAFKYLEANKISAIIALNPLITFAVMAWLSAKKVSWISGEVLTPLTIAGAFVVIAGILLTVLRKK; this comes from the coding sequence GTGGCACTGAATTTTCTGCCAGCTTTTACCGTAATCTGGTTGCGATTTGTGCTGGCTTTTGCTGCTTTGGTTGGTTATTACATTGTAAGCGACCGCGAAAAACTGCATATGGTAATTAAACCTCCCCGGGTGGCACTTTTTGCCGGCATCTTCTTAGGCCTCAATTACCTGGGATATATCACCGGTATCCAGCTTACCTCGCCTTCCATTGGCCAGGTATTTATCCAAACCGGTACGGTAATGCTTGCTGTTGCAGGTTTTGTATTTTTTAAAGAGAAGGTTAGCCTGCGGCAGGGCATGGGTCTGGCCATAGTACTGGCTGGCCTGGTTATTTTTTACCACGAACAGATTGTGCAGATTGCCGGCGGATTGACAAGCTATAAAACCGGCGTGTTGCTGGTGCTTTTTGGTGCTATATCCTGGACCCTTTATGCCGTTTTTCAGAAGGTAGCAGTAAGGCAATATAACCCCATGCAACTTAACCTGATAGTATTTGGATTTCCGGCCCTGCTTTATAGTCCGCTTGTAAATTATCAGGTACTTCCTTCCCTTTCGTTCGTCCAATGGTTCATTGTTCTATTTCTGGGATTCAATACCCTGGCTGGCTATGTTTCTTTGGCATATGCTTTTAAATACCTCGAAGCCAATAAAATTTCTGCCATCATTGCCCTAAATCCCCTTATTACTTTTGCAGTAATGGCCTGGTTGAGCGCAAAAAAAGTAAGTTGGATCAGTGGTGAAGTGCTCACTCCTTTAACCATAGCCGGAGCGTTTGTGGTAATTGCCGGCATTTTGCTTACGGTATTAAGAAAAAAATGA
- a CDS encoding T9SS type A sorting domain-containing protein, with protein sequence MKKSILTFVGIFLFIGFGFSQQPKGERTLAWQIDMTENYNYDSAFTYGNDACMESVHLFFKWTDVESDTSIFNTSFIHNFLDIVNIYYPAWDVKVELQIAPTNTGVKEVPSELMNLPFDEPLVINRFKILLDTVFAHIPNVTLAALNIGNESDINFGTDAAQYNAYKVFLDSVSNYAKALYFNLHSTNLNTGTTFTHHGLTHSSTASLCKSVNNGLDIVTVTYYPLNSDFTMKPPSTVSADFGALVSEYPDTSQPIYFAECGYASSTLCNSSETIQADFWTEVFNAWDTYQDNIPYITVFKSTDWSAAAVNELGEYYNLQDTIFKEYLRTLGVRTWVGDGTNKEAYERILCELNQRDWCEVSCFVTNANDYAMDNMVSVYPNPATNSVVIRFDQKPDQVYTLKLYNALGQCVRTNQHITDSFVVERHELKSGTYFYQLGIENQVYKSGVLVFN encoded by the coding sequence ATGAAAAAATCAATATTAACCTTTGTGGGAATATTTCTATTTATTGGATTCGGGTTTTCTCAGCAACCTAAAGGAGAAAGAACGCTTGCCTGGCAAATAGACATGACAGAGAATTATAACTACGACAGTGCATTTACTTATGGAAATGATGCCTGTATGGAAAGTGTACACTTATTTTTTAAATGGACAGATGTGGAGTCGGATACATCCATTTTTAATACTTCCTTTATCCACAACTTCCTGGATATTGTCAATATTTACTACCCGGCCTGGGACGTGAAAGTTGAATTACAAATTGCCCCTACCAACACAGGTGTAAAAGAAGTGCCCAGTGAATTAATGAACCTGCCCTTTGATGAACCCTTGGTAATAAACCGGTTTAAAATTCTTTTAGACACGGTATTTGCACACATTCCAAATGTTACTCTGGCCGCATTGAATATAGGCAATGAAAGCGACATCAACTTTGGAACAGATGCCGCGCAATACAATGCCTACAAAGTATTTCTTGATTCAGTATCGAATTATGCCAAAGCCCTTTATTTCAACCTGCACAGCACCAATTTAAACACAGGTACTACCTTTACCCATCACGGATTGACGCACAGTTCAACCGCAAGTTTATGTAAATCGGTAAACAATGGTTTGGACATAGTAACGGTTACCTACTACCCTTTAAATTCTGATTTTACCATGAAGCCCCCCAGTACAGTTAGTGCTGATTTTGGTGCATTGGTAAGTGAATATCCAGATACCTCACAACCCATCTATTTTGCCGAGTGTGGTTATGCGAGTAGTACCCTTTGCAACAGCAGCGAAACTATTCAGGCAGATTTTTGGACAGAGGTGTTTAATGCCTGGGATACTTATCAGGATAATATTCCATACATCACCGTATTTAAAAGTACCGACTGGTCTGCTGCTGCTGTCAATGAACTTGGAGAATACTACAACCTTCAGGACACCATTTTTAAAGAATATTTACGCACATTGGGTGTAAGAACCTGGGTTGGCGATGGAACCAACAAAGAAGCTTATGAAAGGATTTTGTGTGAATTGAATCAGCGTGATTGGTGCGAAGTTTCTTGTTTCGTTACCAATGCTAACGATTATGCAATGGACAATATGGTATCGGTATATCCCAATCCCGCAACAAACTCTGTGGTAATTCGCTTCGACCAAAAGCCTGATCAGGTTTACACATTGAAATTATACAATGCACTCGGTCAATGCGTTCGAACAAACCAACACATCACAGATTCTTTTGTGGTAGAGAGGCATGAGTTGAAAAGTGGTACCTATTTCTATCAATTAGGTATTGAAAATCAAGTGTACAAAAGTGGAGTGCTGGTTTTTAATTAA
- a CDS encoding DUF5106 domain-containing protein has protein sequence MKRFFVSMVCVVLLNSLQAQEKGYQIDVKVKELSGQNLILGHYFGKSMYPDDTLTLDIAGQGRFSGSKTLIQGLYVIFFEDGSYFEIMMGKDQHFALETDTINYVQNLVSKGSKDNEIFVDFQRFMLNKQDEMALLQEKLKTAESDKDKELVQEEIFTLGKQRIAKIKEIRQTFPELFVSTFLSATLEAEVPDSIKDDARLSYGFYKNHFFDYFDLADVRLLHTPLYEDKMNYYLDKVVAQVPDSLIKEIDMVLDKSLADSSLFRFVLITLFNKYGKSQYMGMDAVQVHIAEKYYIPKAWWSDEKFIADLKERVALLKPLLIGQIAPDVELRYVPSDHFKQAANDTSLKKYPHAGNFFKISQIEAEFTILVFWEANCSHCKIVVPELYRLYTDSLKAMNIQVIAVSTLFGEDGKEKWVDFVNQKQLYDWINAWNPYDYKFKEIYDIRSTPQIFVLDRNKKIIGKRLGPENVADLIQVYKKYNK, from the coding sequence ATGAAAAGGTTTTTCGTATCGATGGTCTGCGTGGTTTTACTTAACTCCCTTCAAGCGCAGGAAAAGGGCTATCAGATCGATGTCAAGGTCAAAGAGCTTAGCGGACAGAACCTGATTCTGGGCCACTATTTTGGCAAATCGATGTACCCCGATGATACACTTACCCTGGATATTGCCGGTCAAGGTAGGTTTTCCGGATCAAAAACCCTCATCCAGGGGCTTTATGTGATATTTTTCGAAGATGGCAGTTATTTCGAAATTATGATGGGAAAAGACCAACATTTTGCACTTGAAACTGATACCATCAATTATGTTCAAAACCTGGTTTCCAAAGGATCGAAAGACAACGAAATCTTTGTCGACTTCCAGCGCTTTATGTTGAATAAGCAAGATGAAATGGCTTTACTGCAGGAAAAACTAAAAACCGCAGAAAGCGATAAAGACAAAGAATTGGTGCAGGAAGAAATTTTTACCCTTGGCAAACAACGCATTGCCAAAATAAAAGAAATACGCCAGACTTTTCCCGAATTGTTTGTATCGACCTTCTTATCGGCAACCCTCGAAGCTGAAGTACCTGACTCTATTAAAGACGATGCCCGCCTGAGTTATGGTTTTTATAAAAATCACTTTTTCGATTATTTCGACCTGGCCGATGTGCGTTTGCTGCACACCCCGCTCTACGAAGATAAAATGAACTATTACCTCGACAAGGTGGTGGCCCAAGTACCAGACAGCCTGATAAAGGAAATTGACATGGTGCTGGACAAAAGCCTTGCAGACAGTTCTTTGTTCCGTTTTGTGCTGATCACCTTGTTCAACAAATACGGTAAAAGCCAGTACATGGGCATGGATGCCGTGCAGGTGCATATTGCCGAGAAGTATTATATTCCAAAGGCCTGGTGGAGCGATGAGAAATTTATAGCCGACCTGAAAGAGCGCGTTGCTCTCTTAAAACCCTTGCTAATAGGGCAAATAGCCCCCGATGTGGAGTTAAGGTATGTGCCTTCCGATCATTTTAAACAAGCTGCTAACGATACAAGCCTGAAAAAATACCCTCATGCCGGAAACTTTTTCAAAATAAGCCAGATCGAAGCTGAATTTACCATTTTGGTTTTCTGGGAAGCCAATTGCAGCCATTGTAAAATTGTGGTGCCCGAGCTCTATCGGCTTTATACCGATTCGCTCAAAGCCATGAACATACAGGTGATAGCAGTAAGCACGCTCTTTGGCGAAGATGGAAAAGAAAAATGGGTCGATTTTGTGAACCAGAAACAGCTTTATGACTGGATTAATGCCTGGAACCCCTACGATTATAAGTTCAAAGAAATATATGACATCCGTTCGACGCCCCAGATTTTTGTGCTCGACCGGAATAAAAAAATCATCGGCAAAAGATTAGGGCCAGAAAATGTGGCTGACCTGATTCAAGTCTATAAAAAATACAACAAATAA
- the carA gene encoding glutamine-hydrolyzing carbamoyl-phosphate synthase small subunit: MKMDKAIKLILEDGSEFSGFSFGSENSVSGEVVFNTAMVGYTESLTDPSYKGQILVLTYPLIGNYGVPGGEKSDGLEKFYESFSMHISGLIVSDYTEEYSHWNAQMSLGQWLKQNQVPGIYGIDTRELTKILREKGTMLGKIIFDNKDVPLYNPSAENLVAKVSTPEKKIFGNGKYKVVLIDCGVKYNIIRSLIKRDSTVTLVPWDYDFNQEAYDGLFISNGPGDPKQCTATIANLKKAFEGKKPITGICLGNQLMALAAGADTYKLKYGHRSHNQPCIQVGTDRAFVTSQNHGYATDNKTLTSDWEPLFINLNDETNEGVKHKIKPFFSSQFHPEASSGPTDTEFLFDMFMDNVKAAAN, translated from the coding sequence ATAAAAATGGATAAAGCGATAAAACTGATACTGGAAGACGGCAGTGAATTCTCCGGCTTTTCATTCGGAAGCGAAAATTCGGTTTCGGGCGAAGTGGTGTTTAATACCGCCATGGTAGGTTATACCGAAAGCCTTACCGACCCCTCCTACAAGGGTCAAATATTGGTTCTAACCTACCCACTCATTGGCAATTACGGTGTGCCGGGCGGAGAAAAATCGGATGGCCTGGAAAAATTTTATGAATCGTTCAGTATGCATATTTCAGGACTTATTGTGAGCGATTACACCGAAGAATACAGCCACTGGAATGCGCAAATGAGCCTTGGCCAATGGTTAAAACAAAACCAGGTGCCCGGCATTTATGGTATCGATACCCGCGAGCTTACCAAAATTTTACGCGAAAAAGGCACCATGCTGGGCAAAATTATTTTCGACAACAAAGATGTGCCGCTCTATAACCCATCGGCCGAAAACCTGGTTGCCAAGGTGAGTACCCCGGAAAAAAAGATATTCGGAAACGGAAAATACAAAGTGGTATTAATCGATTGCGGTGTAAAGTACAATATCATACGCAGCCTTATAAAGCGCGATTCCACTGTTACCCTGGTACCATGGGATTACGATTTTAACCAGGAAGCATACGATGGGCTTTTTATTTCGAATGGCCCCGGCGACCCCAAGCAATGTACTGCCACAATTGCCAACTTGAAAAAAGCCTTCGAAGGTAAGAAACCCATAACGGGCATTTGCCTTGGTAACCAGTTAATGGCACTGGCTGCCGGAGCCGATACCTATAAGCTTAAATACGGCCACCGAAGCCACAACCAACCCTGCATACAGGTGGGCACCGACCGTGCATTTGTCACATCGCAAAACCATGGTTATGCCACCGACAACAAAACACTAACCAGCGATTGGGAGCCTCTGTTTATTAACCTGAACGACGAAACCAACGAAGGGGTGAAGCATAAAATAAAACCCTTTTTCAGCTCACAATTCCATCCAGAAGCTTCCAGCGGCCCAACCGATACCGAGTTTCTGTTCGATATGTTTATGGATAATGTGAAAGCAGCGGCTAATTAG
- a CDS encoding nucleotidyltransferase: protein MNFLEHYIKALDCLNSNKVDYMVVGGFAVNVHGFTRSTTDIDIWIDLKKDNLERLLKAFVELGYNKDNSIKAIEALSKSHMIKIPLENTKIELVDDFIVKNDFDKCYKNHFSTKINGRDVRFIGFEDLIVCKENSIRMKDALDAKNLKELRKLRDGLS, encoded by the coding sequence ATGAATTTTTTAGAACACTATATCAAAGCTTTGGATTGCCTGAATAGCAATAAGGTCGACTATATGGTGGTCGGCGGATTTGCTGTGAATGTGCATGGTTTTACCCGTTCAACAACAGACATAGATATTTGGATTGACCTTAAAAAAGATAACCTTGAACGTTTATTGAAGGCTTTTGTGGAACTAGGTTACAATAAGGATAATTCAATTAAAGCGATTGAGGCCCTCAGTAAAAGCCATATGATTAAAATTCCGCTTGAAAACACTAAAATTGAATTGGTAGATGATTTTATCGTTAAAAATGATTTCGATAAGTGTTATAAAAACCATTTTTCCACAAAAATTAATGGCAGAGATGTTCGTTTTATCGGGTTCGAAGATTTGATTGTGTGCAAAGAAAACTCGATAAGAATGAAAGATGCTCTTGATGCGAAAAACCTTAAAGAACTTCGTAAACTTCGCGATGGCTTGTCGTGA
- a CDS encoding U32 family peptidase: MNTFISANTFKREEIEIMAPVGSFESLMAAVQAGADSVYFGLSKMNMRARSSVNFTEEDLDKILEICREHKIKAYLTLNIVIYQDELEDMHRYIDLVADKGITAIIASDPAVIGYARSKGVNVHISTQVNISNIDAVRFYAAFSDVMVLARELNLEQVQDIYGRIELEQIKGPSGELVRLEMFVHGALCMAVSGKCYLSLHEHNQSANRGACLQVCRRAYEVKDKDTGIELEIDNEYIMSPKDLSTIHFINKIIDAGVRILKIEGRARPAEYVFTVVDCYRQAVESLLDGSFGQEKIEAWQKRLSSVFNRGFWDGYYLGQRLGEWSGVYGSKAMKTKVLVGKCTNYFTQLGVAEFSCEASVVETGDELLVTGPTTGVVSFKVDEIREDLVPVQKTTQGVKFSVKTPQVIRRNDKLFKWVNTNA; this comes from the coding sequence ATGAATACGTTTATTTCAGCAAATACTTTTAAAAGAGAAGAAATTGAAATAATGGCTCCGGTAGGGTCGTTCGAATCGCTGATGGCTGCCGTGCAGGCTGGTGCCGATTCGGTCTATTTCGGATTAAGCAAAATGAACATGCGTGCTCGTTCTTCGGTTAATTTTACTGAAGAAGATTTGGATAAGATATTGGAAATCTGTCGTGAACATAAAATCAAAGCCTATCTTACTTTAAATATTGTCATATACCAGGATGAGCTGGAAGACATGCACCGCTACATTGACCTGGTGGCTGACAAAGGCATTACGGCCATCATTGCCAGCGATCCGGCGGTGATAGGCTATGCACGTTCAAAAGGGGTCAACGTGCATATTTCGACCCAGGTAAACATCAGCAACATCGATGCAGTGAGGTTTTATGCTGCCTTTTCCGATGTCATGGTGCTGGCGCGTGAGCTCAATCTTGAACAGGTACAAGACATTTATGGGCGCATTGAGCTAGAACAAATTAAAGGGCCTTCGGGTGAGCTTGTAAGGCTCGAAATGTTTGTACATGGAGCCTTGTGTATGGCTGTTTCGGGTAAATGCTACCTGAGTTTGCACGAGCACAACCAATCGGCCAACAGGGGAGCCTGTCTGCAGGTTTGCCGCCGGGCTTATGAAGTGAAAGACAAAGATACCGGCATAGAACTAGAAATCGACAACGAGTACATCATGTCGCCCAAAGACCTTTCTACCATTCATTTTATCAATAAAATAATTGACGCTGGTGTGCGCATTTTAAAAATCGAAGGAAGGGCAAGGCCGGCAGAATATGTATTCACCGTAGTCGATTGCTACCGGCAGGCTGTGGAAAGCTTGTTGGACGGCAGTTTTGGACAGGAGAAAATAGAAGCATGGCAGAAACGCCTGTCGAGTGTGTTTAATCGCGGTTTCTGGGACGGTTATTACCTGGGCCAGCGATTGGGAGAATGGAGTGGGGTATACGGTTCCAAAGCCATGAAAACCAAAGTACTGGTCGGAAAATGCACCAATTACTTTACCCAGCTGGGTGTAGCCGAATTTTCCTGCGAAGCCTCGGTGGTTGAAACCGGCGATGAACTTTTAGTTACCGGGCCTACAACTGGCGTGGTAAGTTTTAAGGTGGATGAAATAAGGGAAGATCTGGTGCCTGTACAAAAAACCACTCAGGGAGTAAAATTTTCTGTGAAAACCCCACAGGTCATCAGGCGCAACGACAAGCTGTTTAAATGGGTAAATACGAATGCTTGA
- a CDS encoding SRPBCC domain-containing protein, with product MKQLKQSYNIPAPAEEVYIALTNPFTIELWSGYPAEMSTEPDSEFSLWEGDICGKNLEFKLNELVKQQWYFEGQDEPSVVSIQLRAKGESTSVELVHENIPDEAYEEMKEGWKDFYFGALKKFFS from the coding sequence ATGAAACAACTGAAACAATCGTATAACATTCCGGCCCCGGCCGAAGAGGTTTATATTGCGCTTACTAATCCCTTTACCATCGAGCTCTGGTCGGGCTATCCGGCAGAAATGTCTACCGAGCCTGATTCTGAATTTTCGCTTTGGGAAGGCGATATCTGTGGCAAAAACCTCGAATTCAAATTAAACGAATTGGTAAAGCAGCAATGGTATTTCGAAGGACAGGATGAACCATCGGTGGTAAGCATTCAGCTTCGCGCCAAGGGCGAAAGCACTTCTGTAGAGTTGGTACACGAAAACATTCCCGACGAAGCGTATGAAGAAATGAAAGAAGGTTGGAAAGATTTTTATTTCGGTGCCTTAAAAAAGTTCTTTAGTTAA
- a CDS encoding cation transporter, with amino-acid sequence MTEHKSKHENKTMWVVLLTAITMVVEIIFGLTTKSMALLADGIHMGSHVLAIGLSWSAYIIVRKVSKSEKFKGNTDKILSLSGYSSGLMLLIFAFVIMVEAIQRFYNPVAIIYKEAILVAIIGLIVNIVSAFLLHHDHEHSDHNIRAAYLHVIADALTSVSAILGLTAAMIWNIPFIDTIAALISSLVIVKWSIGLLKDSGKALLDIKTEHEGHNHGHGHHH; translated from the coding sequence ATGACAGAGCATAAAAGCAAACACGAGAATAAAACCATGTGGGTAGTGCTGCTTACTGCCATTACTATGGTTGTAGAGATAATTTTCGGATTAACCACAAAATCAATGGCCTTACTGGCCGATGGTATACACATGGGTTCCCATGTGCTTGCCATTGGGCTCAGCTGGTCGGCGTATATCATTGTTCGTAAAGTTTCTAAGAGCGAAAAATTCAAAGGAAATACAGATAAAATTCTTTCCCTTTCAGGATACAGTAGCGGTTTGATGCTATTGATTTTTGCCTTTGTAATAATGGTTGAGGCAATACAGCGCTTTTACAATCCGGTAGCTATTATTTATAAAGAAGCCATTTTAGTAGCCATTATTGGACTCATTGTGAATATCGTAAGTGCCTTTCTTTTGCACCACGACCATGAGCATTCCGACCATAACATACGAGCAGCCTATCTTCATGTAATTGCCGATGCTTTAACCAGTGTGTCAGCAATTTTGGGATTAACGGCCGCCATGATTTGGAATATCCCGTTTATCGATACCATTGCAGCACTAATAAGTTCCCTGGTCATTGTCAAATGGTCAATAGGATTATTGAAGGATTCAGGGAAAGCGTTGTTGGACATAAAAACGGAGCATGAAGGACATAATCACGGACATGGGCATCATCATTGA
- a CDS encoding TolC family protein, whose amino-acid sequence MYRISILSAIMAFSLNLYAQSDIDSVLAQIERNNTTLVALQNRAEADKLGNKTGNYLQNPEIEFNYLWGNDVTGNRTDFAATQVFDFPLAYSYKNQISDIKNEQVELEYQKQRKELLLNARLICYDLVYINAVKAELAKRLQHAQNIASAYKSKLDVGETNILEYNKAQLNLLNLSKEMEVLIIEQEALQAELTRLNGGIPIIFSENEFQAAILPTDFEQWYLQAEQSNPLLNWLKKEVEITQNQISLNKALSMPKFQAGYLSESVVGQEFKGFTVGLSIPLWENKNTVKYSKANALALENTASDNKLQLYGHLKVLHTKAVSLQSNVNDYKTNLKLFNNSEFLKKAFDNGEISLITYMLELSFYYESVINLLKLERDLNNTIAELNQYL is encoded by the coding sequence ATGTATCGAATAAGTATCCTATCAGCAATAATGGCTTTCAGCCTTAATCTTTATGCCCAAAGCGATATTGATTCAGTTTTGGCTCAGATAGAAAGGAATAATACCACGCTGGTTGCTTTGCAAAACAGAGCCGAAGCCGATAAACTTGGCAACAAAACAGGTAATTACCTTCAAAATCCTGAAATAGAATTTAATTATTTATGGGGCAATGATGTTACAGGTAACCGTACTGACTTTGCAGCAACTCAAGTCTTTGATTTTCCGTTAGCATACAGCTATAAAAATCAAATTTCGGACATTAAAAACGAACAGGTGGAGCTTGAATATCAAAAGCAACGAAAGGAATTGCTTCTGAATGCCCGATTAATTTGTTACGATTTGGTTTATATTAATGCGGTAAAAGCTGAGCTTGCGAAGAGGCTTCAACATGCGCAAAACATTGCCTCTGCCTATAAATCGAAACTCGATGTGGGTGAAACCAATATTCTGGAATACAATAAAGCACAATTAAACTTGCTGAACCTGAGTAAGGAAATGGAAGTACTTATCATCGAACAAGAAGCATTGCAGGCAGAGTTGACTCGTTTAAATGGTGGAATTCCAATCATTTTTTCCGAAAATGAGTTTCAGGCTGCAATCTTGCCAACAGATTTTGAACAATGGTATTTGCAAGCCGAACAGAGCAATCCTTTATTAAATTGGTTAAAAAAGGAAGTTGAAATAACGCAAAACCAAATAAGTCTTAACAAGGCTCTGAGTATGCCCAAATTTCAGGCAGGTTACCTGAGCGAATCGGTGGTTGGGCAGGAATTTAAAGGCTTCACGGTAGGCTTGTCAATACCCTTATGGGAAAACAAGAACACAGTAAAATATTCGAAAGCCAATGCGCTTGCTTTGGAAAACACTGCATCTGACAATAAATTGCAACTTTATGGCCATTTAAAGGTGCTTCATACAAAAGCAGTATCGCTTCAGAGTAATGTAAATGATTATAAAACAAACCTAAAACTGTTTAATAATTCCGAATTTCTTAAAAAGGCATTTGACAATGGCGAGATTTCGCTGATTACCTATATGCTCGAACTTTCCTTTTATTACGAAAGCGTTATAAACTTGCTTAAATTAGAGAGGGATTTGAATAATACTATTGCAGAGTTAAATCAATATTTATGA